In the Deinococcus ficus genome, one interval contains:
- a CDS encoding MBL fold metallo-hydrolase — protein MLRVQVLGEPGGDNALFVTADGGQGLTRLLLDCGGRTVDALPFGEVQQIDHLLFSHLHMDHVAGFDAFFRVNFERTARENHLWGPPGAARILSHRFQGFWWNHAPDLRGTWFVHEVGEGAVQSFRFEAHEAFEVQHEAGRRPHDGVILSTPQVSVQAVSLRHQGVSLGFILREPERVNVNAAALAALGVPGGRWLAQLKAGVTGQLDVNGVLHDAAELRARLLQSEAGESAAYFTDFLLDEGEVQRLAPLLRGVQTLYVEAQYAPADAALAARHHHTTAVQGAALARAAGVQALVLLHVSRRYDPPAWQAMLRAAQEVFPAARFPDGWFRGS, from the coding sequence ATGCTGAGGGTGCAGGTGCTGGGTGAGCCCGGCGGGGACAACGCGCTGTTCGTGACTGCCGATGGGGGGCAGGGTCTGACCCGGCTGCTGCTGGATTGCGGCGGGCGCACCGTGGACGCCCTGCCGTTCGGTGAGGTGCAGCAGATCGATCACCTGCTGTTCTCGCACCTGCACATGGATCACGTGGCGGGGTTCGATGCGTTTTTTCGCGTGAACTTCGAGCGGACCGCGCGGGAGAATCATTTGTGGGGCCCGCCGGGTGCGGCGCGCATTCTCTCGCACCGGTTCCAGGGGTTCTGGTGGAATCACGCGCCGGACCTGCGGGGCACGTGGTTCGTGCACGAGGTGGGGGAGGGGGCGGTGCAGTCCTTCCGGTTCGAGGCGCACGAGGCTTTCGAGGTCCAGCACGAGGCCGGGCGGCGGCCGCACGACGGGGTGATTCTGTCCACGCCGCAGGTGAGCGTGCAGGCCGTGTCGCTGCGGCACCAGGGCGTGAGTCTGGGTTTCATCCTGCGCGAGCCGGAGCGGGTGAACGTGAACGCGGCTGCGCTGGCGGCCCTCGGGGTGCCGGGGGGGCGGTGGCTGGCGCAGCTGAAGGCCGGCGTGACCGGGCAGCTGGACGTGAACGGCGTGCTTCATGACGCCGCAGAGCTGCGCGCCCGGCTGTTGCAGAGCGAAGCCGGGGAGAGTGCCGCTTACTTCACGGACTTCCTGCTGGACGAAGGGGAAGTGCAGCGGCTCGCGCCCCTCCTGAGGGGCGTGCAGACGCTGTACGTGGAGGCGCAGTACGCGCCTGCGGACGCGGCCCTGGCCGCCCGGCACCACCACACGACGGCCGTGCAGGGCGCGGCCCTGGCGCGCGCGGCGGGCGTGCAGGCCCTCGTGCTGCTGCACGTCTCCCGCCGCTACGACCCTCCGGCGTGGCAGGCCATGTTGCGGGCGGCTCAGGAGGTCTTTCCTGCGGCGCGGTTCCCGGACGGCTGGTTCCGCGGGTCCTGA
- the hemW gene encoding radical SAM family heme chaperone HemW, with protein MTAPAAPLPDQVVRHLYVHVPFCPSICPYCDFHVLTRRAGMVEAYLARLEQEAAELAGQYDVQLDTVYVGGGTPSFLRDAEITQLARSVQRHLGWGGVENTLEINPGTVSADRAALWRDLGFTRASVGVQSLHDPTLKFLGRTHDAQQARRAVQTLTAADFRVSGDLITAVPGQPLEADIHGLVDLGVGHVSAYTLTIEPGTEFARRGVTVQEDDERAGFERTEELLSARGFTRYEVSNYALPGQESRHNLAYWHGRTYLGLGPGAAGHYPAPAGRGLLTTRRTNPHLHDWLTGAAGETLPVDAVEYVTDALFMGLRLREGLDLRALAARSGVDVAARYAAVIERNVRRGLLTLHGAQLRATPDGWWVLNRVVAEFLDEDG; from the coding sequence GTGACGGCCCCCGCTGCCCCTCTTCCGGACCAGGTGGTGCGGCACCTGTACGTGCACGTGCCCTTCTGCCCGAGCATCTGCCCGTACTGTGATTTTCACGTTCTGACCCGCCGCGCCGGGATGGTCGAGGCGTACCTGGCGCGGCTGGAGCAGGAGGCGGCCGAACTGGCCGGGCAGTACGACGTGCAGCTGGACACCGTGTACGTGGGGGGCGGCACGCCCAGCTTCCTGCGGGACGCCGAGATCACGCAGCTTGCGCGCAGCGTGCAGCGGCACCTCGGCTGGGGCGGCGTGGAGAACACCCTGGAAATCAATCCGGGTACGGTCAGCGCGGACCGCGCGGCGCTGTGGCGGGACCTGGGCTTCACCCGGGCGAGCGTGGGCGTGCAGAGCCTGCACGATCCCACCCTGAAGTTCCTGGGCCGCACGCACGACGCGCAGCAGGCCCGCCGGGCCGTGCAGACCCTCACGGCCGCGGACTTCCGCGTGAGCGGCGACCTGATCACGGCCGTGCCCGGTCAGCCGCTGGAGGCCGACATTCACGGCCTGGTGGACCTGGGCGTGGGGCACGTGAGCGCCTACACGCTCACCATCGAGCCCGGCACTGAGTTCGCGCGGCGCGGCGTGACCGTCCAGGAGGACGACGAGCGCGCCGGCTTCGAGCGGACCGAGGAACTGCTCTCGGCGCGGGGCTTCACGCGTTACGAGGTCAGCAATTACGCCCTGCCCGGGCAGGAGTCGCGTCACAACCTCGCGTACTGGCACGGCCGCACGTACCTGGGCCTGGGGCCCGGCGCGGCGGGGCATTACCCGGCGCCGGCAGGCCGCGGGCTGCTCACCACGCGCCGCACCAACCCGCACCTGCACGACTGGCTGACCGGCGCGGCCGGGGAGACGCTGCCGGTGGACGCGGTGGAGTACGTCACGGACGCCCTGTTCATGGGTCTGCGCCTGCGGGAGGGCCTGGACCTGCGGGCCCTGGCGGCGCGCAGCGGCGTGGACGTCGCCGCGCGGTACGCCGCCGTGATCGAACGGAACGTCCGGCGCGGCCTGCTGACCCTGCACGGCGCTCAGCTGCGGGCCACGCCGGACGGCTGGTGGGTCCTCAACCGCGTTGTCGCGGAATTTCTGGACGAGGACGGCTGA
- the lpdA gene encoding dihydrolipoyl dehydrogenase, whose translation MTKSYDFDVLVIGAGPGGYHAAIRAAQLGLKTACVEREAVGGVCLNWGCIPTKALLHAGEMVHESKQAADFGLTFSGTSLNIGKLNGWKEGIVKKLTGGVSGLFKANKVTLLTGQASFVDDHTVKVGDQTHTAANIIIATGSEPATLPGITVDQQVIVDSTGALNVPDPIPGRMLCIGGGVIGFEFAHIYNNLGSDVKVIEFLPTVIPGADTDAVAAFRKSMEKQGIKVATQTKANRAEKKADGVHVELEDVKTGAKTVEVYDRVLVAIGRRPRTDGLNPEKAGVTVTDRGFIPADRKQRTNVPHIYAIGDVASNPMLAHKAMKEGLVAAEVIAGKPAEQDAVAIPGVVYTSPELAWVGLTEAEAKEKGYEVKTGNFPFAASGRAMTLQSTDGFVKMIVEKDTDLLLGVHIVGPHASDMLGEAGLALEMAATATDIALTIHAHPTLGESVLEAAEAVHKQAIHIVNR comes from the coding sequence ATGACCAAGTCCTATGACTTTGACGTGCTCGTCATCGGTGCCGGCCCCGGCGGGTACCACGCCGCCATCCGCGCCGCGCAGCTGGGGCTCAAGACCGCCTGCGTGGAACGCGAGGCGGTGGGCGGCGTGTGTCTCAACTGGGGCTGCATCCCCACCAAGGCCCTGCTGCACGCCGGCGAGATGGTTCACGAAAGCAAACAGGCCGCCGACTTCGGCCTGACCTTCAGCGGGACCAGCCTGAACATCGGCAAGCTCAACGGCTGGAAAGAAGGCATCGTCAAGAAACTCACCGGCGGCGTCTCCGGCCTGTTCAAGGCGAACAAGGTCACCCTGCTGACCGGGCAGGCGTCCTTCGTGGACGACCACACCGTCAAGGTCGGTGACCAGACTCACACCGCCGCGAACATCATCATCGCCACCGGCAGTGAGCCCGCCACCCTGCCCGGCATCACCGTGGACCAGCAGGTGATCGTGGACAGCACCGGCGCCCTGAACGTTCCCGACCCCATCCCCGGCCGCATGCTGTGCATCGGCGGCGGCGTGATCGGCTTCGAGTTCGCGCACATCTACAACAACCTCGGCAGCGACGTGAAGGTCATCGAGTTCCTTCCCACCGTCATCCCCGGCGCGGACACCGACGCTGTCGCCGCGTTCCGCAAGAGCATGGAAAAGCAGGGCATCAAGGTCGCCACCCAGACCAAGGCGAACAGGGCCGAGAAGAAGGCCGACGGCGTGCACGTCGAACTGGAGGACGTCAAGACCGGCGCCAAGACGGTGGAGGTCTACGACCGCGTGCTCGTCGCCATCGGCCGGCGCCCCCGCACCGACGGCCTGAACCCCGAGAAGGCCGGCGTGACCGTCACCGACCGCGGCTTCATCCCCGCCGACCGCAAGCAGCGCACGAACGTCCCCCACATCTACGCCATCGGCGACGTCGCCTCCAACCCCATGCTGGCCCACAAGGCCATGAAAGAGGGCCTGGTGGCCGCCGAGGTCATCGCCGGCAAACCCGCCGAACAGGACGCCGTCGCGATCCCCGGCGTGGTGTACACCAGCCCCGAACTGGCCTGGGTGGGCCTCACCGAAGCCGAAGCGAAGGAAAAAGGCTACGAGGTCAAGACCGGCAACTTCCCCTTCGCTGCCTCCGGCCGCGCCATGACCCTCCAGAGCACCGACGGTTTCGTGAAGATGATTGTCGAGAAGGACACCGACCTGCTTCTCGGCGTGCACATCGTCGGGCCGCATGCCAGCGACATGCTCGGCGAGGCCGGCCTCGCCCTGGAGATGGCCGCCACCGCCACCGACATCGCCCTGACCATCCACGCCCACCCCACCCTGGGCGAGAGCGTCCTGGAAGCCGCCGAGGCCGTGCACAAGCAGGCCATCCACATCGTCAACCGCTGA
- a CDS encoding helix-turn-helix transcriptional regulator, with product MAGATLLDSEAGRVLLDFSRARLLAPFMARPMTIPEAARYARSSPSALAYWVRRFVDLGLLRQVGERKPHTYQAVSAEFMVDLSRTAPLDAVIAQMNQPGTDRLSHSITQQYQRISEDWMIRIYVDGNNLLRQELVPSPFPTQAALPEEIRQQLPLDTFGLIRLNRRQAKRLADALMAVVLEAFQEQSEDPNDDNYFLHIALTRDTPPE from the coding sequence ATGGCAGGTGCCACACTACTGGATTCGGAAGCCGGCCGGGTCCTGCTGGATTTCTCCCGCGCGCGGCTGCTCGCGCCGTTCATGGCCCGGCCCATGACCATCCCGGAAGCCGCGAGGTACGCCCGCAGCAGCCCCAGCGCGCTGGCGTACTGGGTGCGGCGTTTCGTGGACCTGGGGTTGCTGCGGCAGGTCGGGGAGCGCAAACCCCACACGTACCAGGCGGTCAGTGCGGAATTCATGGTGGACCTCAGCCGCACCGCGCCGCTGGACGCCGTGATCGCGCAGATGAACCAGCCGGGCACCGACCGCCTCAGCCACTCCATCACGCAGCAGTACCAGCGCATCTCCGAGGACTGGATGATCCGCATCTATGTGGACGGCAACAACCTGCTGCGCCAGGAACTGGTGCCCTCGCCGTTCCCCACCCAGGCCGCGCTGCCGGAGGAGATCCGGCAGCAGTTGCCGCTGGACACCTTCGGGCTGATCCGCCTGAACCGCCGGCAGGCCAAGCGGCTCGCGGACGCCCTGATGGCGGTGGTGCTGGAGGCGTTCCAGGAGCAGTCGGAGGACCCGAACGACGACAACTACTTCCTGCACATCGCCCTGACCCGCGACACGCCGCCCGAGTAA
- a CDS encoding BioF/Kbl family PLP-dependent acyltransferase, with translation MATSLSDRLSTELAGLRDAGLLISPRVLEAPQRARTRVDGRAVVNLASNNYLGFADHPKLKARAQEYLEKWGAGAGAVRTIAGTMQIHEDFERQIAAFKHTGSALVLHSGFTTNQGVLGALLQEGDLVVSDELNHASIIDGLRLTKATRKVFRHADPADLERVLRENPTDGLVMVVTDGVFSMDGDVAPLDELVAVARKFGAVTYVDDAHGSGVMGPQGSGTVHHFGFEYADDVIQVGTLSKAWGGVGGYAAGHGDLRQLLINRARPYLFSTAMAPATVGALAAALDEVQADPNLMERLWDNTRFFKAELHRLGFDTMGSVTPITPVVFGEAPAAFEASRRLFDEGIFAVGLGFPTVPRGKARIRNIVTAEHTRADLEQALGAYEKVGRALGII, from the coding sequence ATGGCGACTTCCCTCTCGGACCGGCTCTCCACCGAACTCGCGGGCCTGCGTGACGCGGGCCTGCTCATCTCCCCGCGCGTGCTGGAGGCCCCGCAGCGCGCCCGCACCCGCGTGGACGGCCGCGCGGTCGTGAACCTCGCCAGCAACAACTACCTGGGCTTCGCCGACCACCCGAAACTCAAGGCCCGCGCGCAGGAGTACCTGGAAAAGTGGGGCGCCGGGGCGGGCGCCGTGCGCACCATCGCCGGCACCATGCAGATTCACGAGGACTTCGAGCGGCAGATCGCGGCGTTCAAGCACACCGGCAGCGCGCTGGTCCTGCACAGCGGCTTCACCACCAACCAGGGCGTGCTGGGCGCACTGCTGCAGGAAGGCGACCTGGTCGTCAGTGACGAGCTGAACCACGCCAGCATCATCGACGGGCTGCGGCTGACGAAAGCGACCCGCAAGGTGTTCCGGCATGCCGACCCGGCCGACCTGGAACGCGTGCTGCGCGAGAACCCCACCGACGGTCTGGTGATGGTCGTCACGGACGGGGTGTTCAGCATGGACGGCGACGTCGCCCCGCTGGATGAACTTGTGGCGGTCGCGCGGAAGTTCGGCGCGGTCACGTACGTGGACGACGCGCACGGCTCGGGCGTGATGGGCCCGCAGGGCAGCGGCACGGTGCATCACTTCGGGTTCGAGTACGCCGACGACGTGATCCAGGTCGGCACGCTGAGCAAGGCCTGGGGCGGCGTGGGGGGCTACGCAGCCGGGCACGGGGACCTGCGGCAGCTGCTGATCAACCGCGCGCGCCCGTACCTGTTCTCGACCGCCATGGCCCCTGCCACGGTGGGCGCGCTGGCCGCCGCGCTGGACGAGGTGCAGGCCGATCCCAACCTGATGGAGCGCCTGTGGGACAACACCCGCTTCTTCAAGGCGGAACTGCACCGCCTGGGCTTCGACACCATGGGCAGCGTGACGCCCATCACGCCCGTGGTGTTCGGCGAGGCGCCCGCGGCGTTCGAGGCCAGCCGCCGCCTGTTCGACGAGGGCATCTTCGCGGTGGGTCTGGGCTTCCCGACCGTGCCGCGCGGCAAGGCCCGCATCCGGAACATCGTGACCGCCGAGCACACCCGCGCGGACCTGGAGCAGGCCCTGGGCGCGTATGAGAAGGTCGGCCGGGCGCTGGGCATCATCTGA
- the ubiE gene encoding bifunctional demethylmenaquinone methyltransferase/2-methoxy-6-polyprenyl-1,4-benzoquinol methylase UbiE, giving the protein MTNRPPVGDRQDKGAQVQAMFASIAPRYDLLNRVLSLGVDRSWRRAAVTEALAKSPARILDVATGTGDFALELKTRAPHAQVVGSDFVPEMLEIARGKAAARHLDVQLEQGDALSLPYPDGSFDVVTCSFGFRNFADYARGLAEMWRVLAPGGRAVILEFPPPAPGLFGLLFRFYFRQVLPRIGALVSGNGGAYTYLPESVLAFPDPERLAGLMRATGFRTRYRLLTFGIAAIHVGDKT; this is encoded by the coding sequence ATGACCAACCGGCCGCCCGTGGGCGACAGACAAGACAAGGGGGCGCAGGTGCAGGCGATGTTTGCCAGCATCGCGCCCCGCTACGACCTCCTCAACCGCGTGCTGAGCCTGGGCGTGGACCGCTCCTGGCGCCGCGCGGCCGTGACCGAGGCCCTGGCGAAAAGCCCCGCCCGGATCCTGGACGTGGCGACCGGCACCGGCGACTTCGCGCTGGAACTCAAGACCCGCGCCCCGCACGCGCAGGTGGTCGGCAGCGACTTCGTGCCGGAAATGCTGGAGATCGCCCGCGGGAAGGCCGCCGCCCGCCACCTGGACGTCCAGCTGGAGCAGGGGGACGCCCTGAGCCTGCCCTACCCGGACGGCAGTTTCGACGTGGTGACCTGCTCGTTCGGGTTCCGGAACTTCGCGGATTACGCCCGCGGCCTCGCGGAGATGTGGCGGGTGCTGGCGCCGGGAGGGCGGGCCGTGATCCTGGAGTTCCCGCCGCCCGCCCCGGGCCTGTTCGGGCTGCTGTTCCGCTTCTACTTCCGTCAGGTGCTTCCGCGGATCGGGGCGCTGGTCAGCGGGAACGGCGGGGCGTACACGTACCTGCCGGAAAGCGTGCTGGCCTTCCCCGACCCGGAACGCCTGGCCGGGCTGATGCGCGCCACGGGGTTCCGGACCCGCTACCGCCTGCTGACCTTCGGAATCGCAGCCATCCACGTCGGCGACAAGACCTGA
- a CDS encoding ExeM/NucH family extracellular endonuclease — protein MTLRTNTLLLAGLLTLSACTTSPTPPTQPQTGASTKAALGVYELSLSGDGKTAKQASVRAQANEVGGLSFQSVQYGYTVDSQSNSTVAYATFDVTNNSGTDITAPTLVPIDTAGTGGTVGYTAFRELKTFGGADASSKAAGLTYTQGTNQQGHTTPLVASLDSGSITGINTGTTQLAGTARSGWVMPALTNGATGRVTVAIRIPGTDAQQNPFSFNMVFTVADNVPQTSTLTNIGTVQGATPSGDAPAALTGTQTVEGVITAYYPKLSGFFVQEEGMDADADLTTSNGVFVYCNTACPTDLQSGERVRVTGTIAEYNKGTQMASPTITRLMAGLALPDAITVTLPVVDTQLERYEGMRLTFPETLTITNNYPYGQYGELGLSNAGRMFNPTNGNAASTAQAQILLDDGVSNSYPNPLAYLSSENTRRTGDTITGLNGIWHTIANLPMLEPEGTVNFQSVNTRAGNLTPKDVGGTLKVGGANVLNYFTTFGSRGANNATEFARQRAKTASNLVALNADVLTLMEVQNNGDTALNDLVAALNEKAGAGTYAAIQTSTVGTDEIKVAIIYKPGKVTPVGTYQLDTDSIHSRPPVAQTFQDNTTKGVFTVVANHLKSKGCSGATGANADQGDGQGCWNALRVQQATQLLNFVNTLKTSTGDQDVILMGDFNAYGAEDPIKTIQNGGFESLNLRIPAEDRYSYQFNGTFGYLDHALASSNLSAQVTGITEWHVNSDEPIAADYNTDDGAVDLFDPMTPFRASDHDPVLVGLNLNADTIVTPPPAPTTSLSANPTTLSVTADGTSSASSTVTANTQNYNGADLAITTSNAAGLSVTTSSATVAPIGTFTVTVKAPVGTTSGSYPVTVTTTGDNGLSASTTISVTVTAAPTTGPVNHLVISQVYPGGGGGSATASYKNDYVEVFNPTGQSINLTGYSLQYYSAAGTTTSNTFNLSGTLTAGQYLLVKTGQAGTGGADLTGADLTTTNLSMGGSAGKIALVQGTAAVTSTDASIVDAVAWGSVTSPYEGTYSTAPTVAQALFRLRNGCQDTNSNASDLTIQATAPRNKSTPVNVCATP, from the coding sequence GTGACCCTGCGCACCAACACCCTGCTCCTCGCCGGCCTGCTCACCCTCAGCGCCTGCACCACCAGCCCCACCCCCCCCACACAACCCCAGACCGGCGCCAGCACCAAAGCGGCCCTCGGCGTATACGAACTCAGCCTCAGCGGCGACGGCAAAACCGCCAAGCAAGCCAGCGTCCGCGCCCAGGCCAACGAGGTCGGCGGCCTGAGCTTCCAGAGCGTGCAGTACGGCTACACCGTTGACAGCCAGAGCAACTCCACCGTCGCCTACGCCACCTTCGACGTCACCAACAACAGCGGCACCGACATCACCGCCCCCACCCTCGTGCCCATCGACACCGCCGGCACGGGCGGCACCGTCGGCTACACCGCGTTCCGTGAACTGAAAACCTTCGGCGGCGCCGACGCCTCCAGCAAGGCCGCCGGCCTCACCTACACCCAGGGCACCAACCAGCAGGGCCACACCACCCCCCTCGTCGCCAGCCTGGACAGCGGCAGCATCACCGGCATCAACACCGGCACCACGCAACTCGCCGGCACCGCCCGCAGCGGCTGGGTCATGCCCGCCCTCACCAACGGCGCCACCGGCCGCGTCACCGTCGCCATCCGCATCCCCGGCACCGACGCACAACAGAACCCCTTCTCCTTCAACATGGTCTTCACCGTCGCCGACAACGTGCCCCAGACCAGCACCCTGACCAACATCGGCACGGTGCAGGGCGCCACTCCCAGTGGGGACGCCCCGGCTGCCCTGACCGGTACCCAGACGGTGGAAGGGGTCATTACGGCCTACTACCCCAAACTCAGCGGTTTCTTCGTTCAGGAAGAAGGCATGGACGCCGACGCCGACCTCACGACCAGCAACGGCGTCTTCGTGTACTGCAACACCGCCTGCCCCACGGACCTTCAGTCTGGGGAACGGGTCCGCGTGACGGGCACCATCGCGGAATACAACAAGGGCACCCAAATGGCTTCCCCCACCATCACCCGCCTGATGGCTGGCCTCGCCCTGCCGGACGCGATCACTGTGACCCTGCCTGTCGTGGATACGCAACTGGAACGCTACGAAGGTATGCGTCTCACGTTCCCGGAAACCCTGACCATCACGAACAACTACCCCTACGGTCAATACGGTGAACTGGGCCTTTCCAACGCCGGACGCATGTTCAACCCCACGAACGGCAATGCCGCCAGCACCGCACAGGCCCAGATCCTGCTCGACGACGGCGTGAGCAACTCCTACCCCAACCCCCTGGCCTACCTGAGCAGCGAGAACACCCGCCGCACCGGCGATACCATCACGGGCCTGAACGGCATCTGGCACACCATCGCCAACCTGCCCATGCTGGAACCCGAGGGCACGGTCAACTTCCAGAGCGTGAACACCCGCGCCGGCAACCTCACGCCCAAAGATGTGGGCGGCACCCTGAAAGTCGGCGGCGCGAACGTCCTGAACTACTTCACCACCTTCGGCAGCCGCGGCGCGAACAACGCCACGGAATTCGCCCGCCAGCGTGCGAAGACCGCCTCCAACCTGGTGGCCCTGAACGCCGACGTCCTCACCCTCATGGAAGTGCAGAACAACGGTGACACTGCGCTTAACGACCTCGTGGCCGCTCTGAACGAGAAGGCCGGCGCCGGCACCTACGCCGCGATCCAGACCAGCACGGTCGGTACCGACGAGATCAAGGTCGCCATCATCTACAAACCCGGCAAAGTTACCCCCGTCGGCACGTACCAGCTCGACACGGACAGCATCCACTCCCGCCCGCCCGTCGCCCAGACCTTCCAGGACAACACCACCAAAGGCGTATTTACGGTGGTGGCCAATCACCTGAAGAGCAAGGGGTGCAGTGGCGCGACTGGCGCCAACGCCGACCAGGGCGACGGTCAGGGGTGCTGGAACGCCCTGCGCGTACAGCAGGCCACGCAGCTCTTGAACTTCGTCAACACGCTGAAAACCAGCACCGGCGACCAAGACGTCATTCTGATGGGCGACTTCAATGCATACGGTGCTGAGGATCCCATCAAGACGATTCAGAATGGCGGCTTTGAAAGCCTCAACCTCCGTATCCCCGCCGAGGACCGTTACAGCTACCAGTTCAACGGCACGTTCGGATATCTCGACCACGCCCTGGCCAGCAGCAATCTGAGCGCGCAGGTCACCGGCATCACCGAGTGGCACGTCAATAGCGACGAACCCATTGCCGCCGACTACAACACCGATGACGGTGCCGTGGATCTCTTCGACCCCATGACCCCCTTCCGCGCCAGCGACCACGACCCTGTTCTGGTGGGCCTAAACCTGAACGCTGACACGATTGTCACCCCTCCCCCTGCTCCGACCACTAGTCTCAGCGCCAACCCGACTACCCTGAGCGTCACGGCGGACGGAACCAGCAGCGCTAGCAGCACCGTCACGGCCAACACCCAGAACTACAACGGGGCTGACCTCGCCATCACCACCAGCAACGCGGCGGGCCTGAGCGTTACCACCTCCTCCGCCACTGTGGCCCCGATCGGCACCTTTACGGTGACTGTTAAGGCCCCTGTTGGCACGACATCCGGCAGTTACCCGGTGACCGTCACCACAACCGGCGACAACGGTCTGAGCGCCAGCACCACCATCAGCGTGACCGTTACCGCCGCGCCCACCACTGGGCCTGTGAACCATCTCGTGATCAGCCAGGTCTACCCGGGCGGCGGCGGTGGCAGCGCCACAGCTTCTTACAAGAACGATTACGTGGAGGTGTTCAACCCCACCGGCCAGAGCATCAATCTGACCGGCTACAGCCTCCAGTACTACTCCGCTGCGGGGACCACCACCAGCAATACCTTTAACCTAAGTGGGACCCTGACCGCCGGACAATACCTGCTCGTGAAGACGGGTCAGGCCGGCACGGGGGGGGCAGACCTGACCGGTGCGGACCTCACGAC